From Micromonospora echinospora, one genomic window encodes:
- a CDS encoding glycoside hydrolase family 11 protein — protein MSHPTTLRKRGRIRLLLGAVCATALAISGTVLAAPHAAQAEADRTLTSNTTGTHNGYYFSFWKDSGNASMTLRADGRYSSSWDRSTNNWVGGKGWATGTRRTISYSGTYNPGNNNTYLALYGWTRNPLIEYYVVENFGSYNPSSGATRLGTVTTDGGTYDILRSQRVNAPCIDGDRCTFYQYWSVRQQKRSSGTITTANHFDAWARVGLNLGSHYYQIMATEGYQSQGSSDITVWEGGGGNPTTPPPSGNCTAVLSAGQQWGDRFNLNVAVSGTNNWVVTLNLNGGQSIQNSWNASVSGTTGAVTARPNGNGNNFGVTIMANGNWTWPTVTCQTG, from the coding sequence ATGAGCCACCCGACCACACTGAGGAAGCGCGGCCGTATCCGGCTGCTCCTCGGCGCCGTGTGCGCCACCGCGCTCGCCATCAGCGGCACGGTCCTTGCCGCCCCGCACGCCGCCCAGGCCGAGGCCGACCGGACCCTCACGTCGAACACCACCGGCACGCACAACGGCTACTACTTCTCGTTCTGGAAGGACAGTGGCAACGCCAGCATGACGCTGCGCGCCGACGGCCGGTACAGCAGCAGCTGGGACCGGAGCACCAACAACTGGGTCGGCGGCAAGGGCTGGGCCACCGGCACCCGCCGGACGATCAGTTACTCGGGCACCTACAACCCGGGCAACAACAACACCTACCTCGCCCTGTACGGATGGACGCGCAACCCGCTGATCGAGTACTACGTGGTGGAGAACTTCGGCAGCTACAACCCGAGCAGCGGCGCCACCCGGTTGGGCACGGTCACCACCGACGGCGGCACGTACGACATCCTGCGCAGCCAGCGGGTCAACGCGCCCTGCATCGACGGCGACCGTTGCACCTTCTACCAGTACTGGAGCGTGCGTCAGCAGAAGCGCAGCAGCGGCACCATCACCACCGCCAACCACTTCGACGCCTGGGCGCGTGTCGGGCTGAACCTCGGCAGCCACTACTACCAGATCATGGCCACCGAGGGTTACCAGAGCCAGGGAAGCTCCGACATCACCGTCTGGGAGGGCGGGGGCGGCAACCCCACCACCCCTCCGCCGAGCGGCAACTGCACCGCCGTGCTGTCGGCCGGTCAGCAGTGGGGTGACCGGTTCAACCTGAACGTCGCGGTCAGCGGCACCAACAACTGGGTGGTCACCCTGAACCTGAACGGTGGCCAGAGCATCCAGAACAGTTGGAACGCCTCGGTCAGCGGCACCACCGGAGCCGTCACCGCCCGGCCGAACGGCAACGGCAACAACTTCGGGGTGACCATCATGGCGAACGGCAACTGGACCTGGCCGACGGTCACCTGCCAGACGGGCTGA
- a CDS encoding helix-turn-helix domain-containing protein produces the protein MVPPERLVSLGALLRDIAADQRIVDEMVEAARASSAEVARLPWAENRRHVAALLAAGLASFELLADPTERDFAEVRRLGAARAAQGVSVTGLLRGVQAGRRVVVEAALDRGRASGIPDTALLEGLLDLDRYAGALERALVDGYHAAERELARTDQDARNRMLRGLLADGSTTGCREDLTRFGLRPDGWYHCVVTDLTDPARIRAAERRLSRCGGVFGTVDDRLAGLSARRLPTDALDDTTLVVVAPARPLDRLPALHALCVAALHVAAGAGLHGRHTLVELAGETALAAQPVLADLLGTTLLAALNPADEFHRQLASTALAYLDHGQRLDQTAAALHLHPNTVRYRMRRLRELVGMPPLLAEPDVRWPVLVTLRWWWALRTWLAE, from the coding sequence ATGGTGCCGCCGGAGCGGCTCGTGTCCCTCGGGGCGTTGCTGCGCGACATCGCCGCCGACCAGCGGATCGTGGACGAGATGGTCGAGGCGGCGCGGGCCAGCTCGGCCGAGGTCGCCCGACTCCCGTGGGCGGAGAACCGTCGACACGTGGCGGCTCTCCTCGCCGCCGGACTGGCCTCGTTCGAGCTGCTGGCCGACCCGACCGAACGCGACTTCGCCGAGGTCCGGCGGCTGGGCGCCGCCCGGGCCGCGCAGGGCGTGTCGGTGACCGGCCTGCTCCGGGGCGTCCAGGCCGGACGGCGGGTGGTGGTGGAGGCCGCCCTCGACCGGGGCCGGGCGTCCGGCATCCCGGACACCGCGCTCCTGGAGGGCCTGCTCGACCTCGACCGGTACGCGGGGGCGTTGGAACGCGCCCTGGTCGACGGCTACCACGCCGCCGAACGCGAGTTGGCCCGTACCGACCAGGACGCCCGCAACCGGATGCTGCGCGGCCTGCTCGCCGACGGATCGACCACCGGCTGCCGGGAGGACCTGACCCGCTTCGGGCTGCGGCCGGACGGGTGGTACCACTGCGTGGTCACCGACCTGACCGACCCGGCCCGGATCCGCGCGGCCGAGCGCCGCCTGTCCCGCTGCGGCGGCGTCTTCGGTACGGTCGACGACCGGCTCGCCGGGCTCTCCGCGCGCCGGCTACCGACCGACGCCCTCGACGACACCACCCTCGTGGTGGTGGCCCCCGCCCGGCCGCTGGACCGGCTGCCCGCCCTGCATGCGCTCTGTGTCGCCGCCCTGCACGTCGCCGCCGGTGCCGGACTGCACGGCCGGCACACCCTGGTCGAGTTGGCCGGGGAGACCGCCCTGGCCGCCCAGCCGGTCCTGGCCGACCTGCTCGGTACGACCCTGCTGGCGGCCCTGAACCCGGCGGACGAGTTCCACCGGCAGTTGGCCTCGACCGCGTTGGCCTACCTGGACCACGGACAGCGGCTCGACCAGACGGCGGCGGCCCTGCACCTGCACCCCAACACCGTCCGGTACCGGATGCGCCGGTTGCGGGAACTCGTCGGCATGCCGCCGCTGCTGGCCGAACCGGACGTCCGGTGGCCGGTGCTGGTCACCCTGCGCTGGTGGTGGGCGCTGCGGACCTGGCTGGCCGAATAG
- a CDS encoding YncE family protein yields the protein MTAAASPSPRARGHRRRWYGATAAILALLVAGAPVPAGAAGPTDPVRAAAPVSGSSLQEVMFVGNNREGTVDVIRARGDYAKLGRINVVPDMSERLWEIYLNPIKLAFYLGVREGPGEGHDQLVDDMYSTPDGTAVVASRPSFADVVSIDVATGAVRWRFPVSGYRSDHMAVSPDGTRVAVSASLSNRVHVLDINTGRELGSFKTGDKPHENIYTKDRRYIWNMSIGEVTTSLDDPDQDWTKGDRKITIADASTFATVRTIDMRPRLNAVGRTDLSDAVRPAVFTPDETKFYFQVSFFNGFLEYDVASDTITRIATLPKNPDTNEDRTTWVNDSRHHGLSMSPDGSKLCVAGTMDNYATIVDRATLAPGPLVTAGKPYWATVSGDGRDCVISESDTDRVTAINFATGQKVTSVAVGDHPQRVRIGGLPTGWTPPPAG from the coding sequence ATGACAGCAGCAGCATCCCCGTCCCCGCGCGCCCGTGGTCACCGTCGCCGCTGGTACGGCGCGACCGCCGCCATCCTCGCCCTCCTCGTCGCCGGCGCGCCCGTCCCGGCCGGTGCCGCCGGTCCCACCGACCCGGTCCGGGCCGCCGCCCCGGTCAGCGGCAGCAGCCTCCAGGAGGTGATGTTCGTCGGCAACAACCGGGAGGGCACGGTCGACGTCATCCGGGCCCGGGGCGACTACGCCAAACTCGGCCGGATCAACGTCGTGCCGGACATGAGCGAACGGCTCTGGGAGATCTACCTGAACCCCATCAAGCTCGCCTTCTACCTCGGCGTCCGGGAGGGGCCGGGTGAGGGGCACGACCAACTGGTCGACGACATGTACAGCACGCCGGACGGCACGGCTGTGGTCGCCTCCCGGCCCAGCTTCGCCGACGTGGTCTCGATCGACGTCGCCACCGGTGCCGTCCGCTGGCGGTTCCCGGTCTCCGGGTACCGCTCGGACCACATGGCGGTCTCCCCCGACGGCACCAGGGTCGCGGTCTCGGCCTCCCTGTCCAACCGGGTGCACGTGCTCGACATCAACACCGGCCGGGAACTCGGGTCGTTCAAGACCGGGGACAAGCCGCACGAGAACATCTACACCAAGGACCGCCGGTACATCTGGAACATGTCGATCGGGGAGGTGACCACCTCTCTCGACGACCCGGACCAGGACTGGACCAAGGGCGACCGGAAGATCACCATCGCCGACGCCAGCACCTTCGCCACCGTACGGACCATCGACATGCGGCCCCGACTGAACGCCGTCGGCCGCACCGACCTCTCCGACGCCGTCCGCCCGGCGGTCTTCACGCCCGACGAGACGAAGTTCTACTTCCAGGTGTCGTTCTTCAACGGGTTCCTGGAGTACGACGTCGCCTCCGACACCATCACCCGGATCGCCACGCTGCCGAAGAACCCGGACACCAACGAGGACCGGACGACCTGGGTCAACGACTCCCGGCACCACGGCCTGTCGATGAGCCCGGACGGGTCGAAGCTCTGCGTGGCCGGCACCATGGACAACTACGCCACCATCGTCGACCGCGCCACCCTCGCGCCCGGACCGCTGGTGACGGCGGGCAAGCCGTACTGGGCGACGGTCAGCGGGGACGGCCGGGACTGCGTGATCTCCGAATCGGACACCGACCGGGTCACCGCGATCAACTTCGCCACCGGCCAGAAGGTCACCAGCGTGGCGGTCGGCGACCACCCGCAGCGGGTCCGGATCGGGGGCCTGCCGACCGGCTGGACCCCGCCGCCCGCGGGCTGA
- a CDS encoding M23 family metallopeptidase, producing the protein MTRETVGRRRWAFLSLLAVLCGLVLVPAQPVGAVAGVMVQPVGGRVTGVLSNRCGSVDADHYGVDVAGNGGAAIGAAYPGTVAAAGYTSGGGYLVTLNHAAGYQTRYLHMVRQPSVVVGQQVGQGQLLGYVGSTGNSTGPHLHFEIRRHGAVYDIGPAYSCGGTVTKGAPINLPFADLAPVNAIPDRFAFVNSAGVLYAKDGAYAPWQAVNAGGASKVVLGGNWIGWLQGGNFYVKDGVYAPWLTLAEGGQVRDVAISGDRFAFVNSAGVVYAKDGAYSSWRAINSGGASRVVLAGNWIGWVERGNFYAKNGIDAQWLTLAGGGQVRDVAVSGDRFAFVNSAGVLYAKDGAYAPWQTVNAGGASKVVLAGNWIGWLQGGNFYVKDGVYAPWLAMAEGGQVRDVALGGEDWFAFVGSGNFFAKQGPYAGWLSMAGGGQVGGIAVTS; encoded by the coding sequence ATGACCAGGGAGACGGTGGGAAGGCGGCGGTGGGCGTTCCTGTCCCTCCTGGCCGTCCTGTGTGGACTCGTGCTCGTACCGGCGCAGCCGGTGGGCGCCGTCGCGGGCGTCATGGTCCAGCCGGTCGGCGGGCGGGTGACCGGGGTGTTGTCGAACCGCTGCGGTTCGGTGGACGCGGACCACTACGGGGTGGACGTCGCGGGCAACGGTGGGGCGGCGATCGGGGCGGCGTACCCGGGCACGGTCGCGGCGGCGGGGTACACCAGCGGTGGCGGGTACCTGGTGACCCTGAACCACGCGGCCGGCTACCAGACGCGGTACCTGCACATGGTGCGCCAGCCGTCGGTGGTGGTCGGGCAGCAGGTCGGCCAGGGCCAGCTGCTGGGGTACGTCGGCAGCACCGGCAACTCGACCGGCCCGCACCTGCACTTCGAGATCCGGCGCCACGGGGCGGTGTACGACATCGGTCCGGCCTATTCCTGCGGCGGCACGGTGACCAAGGGCGCGCCGATCAACCTGCCCTTCGCCGACCTGGCCCCGGTCAACGCGATCCCCGACCGGTTCGCGTTCGTGAACTCGGCCGGTGTGCTGTATGCCAAGGACGGGGCGTACGCGCCGTGGCAGGCGGTCAACGCCGGTGGGGCGTCGAAGGTCGTGCTGGGCGGCAACTGGATCGGTTGGTTGCAGGGCGGCAACTTCTACGTCAAGGACGGCGTGTATGCCCCGTGGCTGACGCTGGCCGAGGGTGGTCAGGTGCGGGACGTCGCAATCAGTGGCGACCGGTTCGCGTTCGTCAACTCCGCCGGTGTGGTGTACGCCAAGGACGGGGCGTATTCATCCTGGCGGGCGATCAACAGCGGCGGGGCGTCGCGGGTGGTGCTGGCCGGCAACTGGATCGGCTGGGTGGAGCGGGGCAACTTCTACGCCAAGAACGGCATCGACGCCCAGTGGCTGACGCTGGCCGGCGGCGGTCAGGTGCGGGACGTCGCGGTCAGCGGTGACCGGTTCGCGTTCGTGAACTCGGCCGGTGTGCTGTACGCCAAGGACGGGGCGTACGCGCCGTGGCAGACGGTCAACGCCGGTGGGGCGTCGAAGGTGGTGCTGGCCGGTAACTGGATCGGTTGGTTGCAGGGCGGCAACTTCTACGTCAAGGACGGCGTGTACGCCCCGTGGCTGGCCATGGCCGAGGGTGGCCAGGTGCGCGACGTCGCGTTGGGCGGCGAGGACTGGTTCGCCTTCGTCGGCAGCGGGAACTTCTTCGCCAAGCAGGGTCCGTACGCCGGCTGGTTGTCCATGGCCGGTGGCGGGCAGGTCGGCGGGATCGCCGTCACCAGCTGA
- a CDS encoding aminoglycoside phosphotransferase family protein — protein sequence MAHVEITAELVRDLLRDQHPDLADRPVRLGARGWDNQLWRLGADLAVRLPWATGSADALLRKEYAWLPTLAPRLPLPVPVPQRFGEPSERFPRPWLVTTWVPGTPADRVPVTRARDAAETLATFLTALHRPAPGSAPAGRGRGGPLADHAEQFAAGLADATERGLIDDPEAVRAVWHDAVTAPRWTGPARWLHADLHPANVLTADGTFCGVIDFGDLCAGDPAYDLAAGWLLLPDDDSTDHFHAAYRPTPDTATLRRARGWAAARALGGILIGDAGVHGRPGGKPTWGPPAHAALRRLVATLH from the coding sequence ATGGCCCACGTCGAGATCACTGCGGAGCTGGTCCGGGACCTGCTCCGTGACCAGCATCCCGACCTCGCCGATCGTCCCGTCCGGTTGGGCGCGCGTGGATGGGACAACCAACTGTGGCGGCTCGGTGCGGACCTGGCCGTCCGGCTTCCCTGGGCGACCGGGTCGGCGGACGCGCTGCTGCGCAAGGAGTACGCCTGGCTGCCCACGCTCGCCCCGCGTCTTCCGCTGCCGGTCCCCGTCCCGCAACGGTTCGGCGAGCCCTCCGAACGGTTCCCCCGACCCTGGCTCGTCACCACCTGGGTCCCGGGCACACCCGCCGACCGGGTCCCCGTCACGCGTGCCCGGGACGCTGCCGAAACCCTGGCCACGTTCCTGACGGCCCTGCACCGACCCGCTCCCGGCAGCGCGCCCGCAGGCCGGGGTCGTGGCGGGCCACTGGCCGACCACGCCGAGCAGTTCGCCGCCGGGCTCGCCGACGCCACCGAGCGGGGGCTGATCGACGACCCGGAGGCCGTCCGCGCCGTCTGGCACGACGCGGTCACCGCGCCCCGGTGGACGGGCCCGGCGCGGTGGCTCCACGCCGACCTGCACCCGGCGAACGTCCTCACCGCCGACGGCACCTTCTGCGGCGTGATCGACTTCGGTGACCTCTGCGCGGGCGACCCGGCGTACGACCTCGCCGCCGGGTGGCTCCTGCTACCGGACGACGACTCGACCGACCACTTCCACGCTGCCTACCGGCCGACCCCGGACACCGCCACCCTGCGCCGCGCCCGGGGCTGGGCGGCGGCACGCGCCCTCGGCGGCATCCTCATCGGCGACGCGGGCGTCCACGGCCGCCCCGGTGGCAAGCCCACCTGGGGTCCACCCGCCCACGCCGCCCTGCGACGCCTTGTCGCCACGCTCCACTGA
- a CDS encoding ARPP-2 domain-containing protein, translated as MTDATTVDGIDLTGLTVAPAQTWGAVRLVPLLRSVPVTDLRLHAHLHDPDELSIVHTGPRTAYVSYVPHAFVASWTTDETPAAAYGTQLRDPAGSGAPVGIRLTIRQRMARRDGRQRLRFLPLHLAMEGYLALQFGGPPVAWQEWTRQAVTHGLSPRVEASYAGTAVAGLDDALRIFEIHPDQCGMVLYVADALAAVFVVSHPDDYRVLHPTLLQDFYGELIFHYAHLHPAVPAFTARLDDTAVASVADLRAQLAQARADWAAFHTVMAGGLLAAERLTVTPVYRMGRFTLSRFLPAFDPTTENHIGEMITDDTGRLAYLKTFRLSTAQTRRGYLLSHLAAQDWDLDATATALGTDRPGIVRRLDNAGFGHLLRPDIIDACRNHARKLRNQAKGTGPGAR; from the coding sequence ATGACCGACGCCACGACCGTGGACGGGATCGACCTGACCGGGCTGACCGTCGCCCCCGCCCAGACGTGGGGCGCGGTGCGCCTGGTGCCGCTGCTGCGGTCCGTACCGGTCACGGATCTGCGCCTGCACGCCCACCTGCACGACCCCGATGAACTGTCGATCGTCCACACCGGGCCGCGCACCGCGTACGTCTCCTATGTGCCCCACGCATTCGTCGCGAGCTGGACCACCGACGAGACCCCCGCCGCCGCCTACGGCACCCAGCTCCGCGACCCCGCCGGCTCCGGTGCCCCCGTGGGTATCCGGCTGACGATCCGGCAGCGCATGGCCCGCCGGGACGGCCGGCAGCGGCTCCGCTTCCTGCCGCTGCACCTGGCCATGGAGGGTTACCTCGCCCTACAGTTCGGCGGGCCGCCCGTCGCCTGGCAGGAATGGACCCGGCAAGCCGTCACCCACGGCCTGTCCCCACGCGTCGAGGCCAGCTACGCCGGGACCGCCGTTGCCGGCCTCGACGACGCGCTGCGCATCTTCGAGATCCACCCGGACCAGTGCGGCATGGTGCTCTACGTCGCCGACGCCCTCGCGGCGGTGTTCGTCGTCAGCCACCCCGACGACTACCGCGTCCTGCACCCGACCCTGTTGCAGGACTTCTACGGCGAGCTGATCTTCCACTACGCCCACCTGCACCCGGCGGTGCCCGCTTTCACCGCCCGTCTCGACGACACCGCCGTCGCCAGCGTCGCCGACCTGCGCGCACAACTCGCCCAGGCCCGTGCCGACTGGGCGGCCTTCCACACCGTCATGGCCGGTGGGCTCCTCGCGGCGGAACGCCTCACGGTCACGCCGGTGTATCGGATGGGGCGTTTCACCCTGTCCCGTTTCCTACCGGCCTTCGACCCCACCACCGAGAACCACATCGGTGAGATGATCACCGACGACACCGGTCGGCTCGCGTACCTCAAGACGTTCCGGCTGTCCACGGCCCAGACCCGCCGTGGGTACCTGCTGTCCCACCTCGCCGCTCAGGACTGGGACCTCGACGCCACCGCCACCGCCCTCGGCACCGACCGTCCGGGGATCGTGCGACGCCTGGACAACGCCGGCTTCGGCCACCTGCTCCGCCCCGACATCATCGACGCCTGCCGCAACCACGCCCGCAAGCTGCGCAACCAGGCGAAGGGAACCGGGCCGGGAGCCAGGTAG